The window ttcaatctagTGAATTGGGTTCTGTTTTTATTCAGTTAAGTCTTGTTTTGTCTTACGATGGAGTTTCGTTTTCTAGTgggaatttaattatttctctcACTTGCcaatttgaatcttttgaGGAATTGCTACTGCGTGATACAGGAACATGGAGCTGAATTACGACATCTTTCATCTGATCCAATTCAAACTGACTGCAATAAGGTGGTTTATCTTGTTCGTGCTCAGATGGATTTGATGAGATTTATATGTTCACATATTCAAAATGACACTTCGAAAGGGCTTCAAAGAGAAtactttgtttattttgtccCTCGCCGCACAGTGGTTTGTGAGAAGGTAAGAGTTGGCAGCAAGCCGGAGTCATggactaattttaaattttacaagtTTAAAAACTTTGTTCACATCCTCATAATCagagttaaaatttaaatgaggCAGGTtctggaggaagaaaaggtcCACCACCTATTGACCATTGGGGAGTATCCTTTATACGTAATTCCATTGGATGAGGATATTCTGTCATTTGAGCTTGATCGTTCTAACAAAGTATGGAAAGAAGTTCATTCAGTCGTTTTATGTGATATTTTCAATGTTCTTTCTTTGTGCCTGTGCATGATTTGACATTTAACTTTTCTCCCCCTTTCCGGTAGGAATACCTCGTTGATGGTGATACTAGTTCACTCTGGCATATTGCAAAAGCAATCCACAAGCTTGAGGTTTTACAATCTTtcctgcatttttttttttatggtacCTAGGATAAAACCTAGAACTGGGGCATATTTAATCTGTTCATGAATTCAATGCTGCTGTATAGTAAGTACATTGCTAGTACTGTAAAAGATGCTGGATTTATTCCCATATTCACTCATTCATATTCGTGAGTTACTGTGTAATCATGGCATAATTATTTGGTTGTGACGTTAGTTTTCCTTTGGAGCAATACCAAATGTGAGGGCCAAAGGCAAAGCATCTGTCCGTGTTGCTGACATTCTAAATCACTTGCAAACAGAGGAACCTGTTAACTCAAATGATGTAAATGTCTAACTTGAAGCTCTCTTGTTCtctatctctttctttttgaatttcatttaaacAATTTATGCAAGAAttgatttattcattttatttcagaTGGCTGTGCCAGAGATAAATACACTCATTCTTTTAGATAGGGAGGTAAAGTTTAACTAAACTCCATTTTCCCCTTGCAAATGTCACTAGGTAACATGGGTTGGATTGTGTAGGTTATACTTCGCTTGTATATTAGTTTCTGTAATTTAGTGATAGGGGTACAGGagttacatttttttcaagGCATGAATAGTTGTATTTGAATCATTTAGATTCAATTTGAATACTTTGTTCTAAAGCTCCTTGGTTTCCATGGAGGTAGTGCTAGTTTGTGTATGATATTTGTCTAGTCTATTCACTTGgcttttttgtttaaaactCATTCCTGCTTTTCAGGTAGACATGGTCACTCCCATGTGTTCTCAGTTGACATATGAAGGGTTGGTTGATGAGGTGAGCTAATGCATGGGTgaagcttttttttctttgcccCATTGGACGATCACTTGATATTGTTTGACATGAAGATTCTTATGTGGGAAGATAGTTAATTTGCTAGAATGTTTCCCATTTTGGTTTCGAAACCGCACCAGACCAACTCTCGCTTATATTTTCTTCGCAGTACTTGTTATAGCTCGCTCACCATAATTCAAATAGGTTGGCTatgtatttgattttgttttgaagttttCCTATACGTCCTTTGTAGTTTTTGCAAGTGAATAATGGTGCTGTGGAGCTTGATTCATCAATCATGGGTGCTCAACAAGATGGAAAAAAGATTAAGGTTCCACTTAATTCAAGGTTTCTACAATCTTTGCTTGATATGTTTAGCCATCCTTTGCAGCAAGCATTATATGCTGATtccatcaaattttatatttgttggTGTTCTTTCGTTTTTTCGAAATGGAAATACTTGTTTAATTCCTTTGATGAAGTCATTAACTACAAAACACCATTTCAAGATAGTGTTAATCTGGCTGAGTGATTATATTATTCAAGGATTGGAAAATTCAAATCATATTCTACTTTGATGGTagctgtttgtttgttttgttttgttttttttttactcccGATCTCACTCCTATTTCtgaaatttgtgtttatttctttcttcacttgTATCTCTAGTGACAAGCTGTATAAAGAAACAAGGGATCTGAACTTCGAAGTGGTTGTCCAGGTTGATCTAGTTTTATCAACTTAATTTAATGCATTGTAATTAACTCCCTGTTTCTCGTCATCCCTTATTTTAAAGTTTGCATGTAAAATTGTTTTAACTCCCTTTCTTGAAGTTCCATTTTCTTAATTGTTATCTTCAGCACAATTGCAGATTCTACGTCAAAAAGCTATGTCCATGAAGGAGGACTATGCAGAGATGTCAACTACCGTAAGCAGTTTATTCTTTTACCATATGATTGTCATTTTCTGTATGTTCTTTTTCCACCTCGCCATTAAGTTGTCATGTCTGTGTTATGTTGTATCCATCCCTTCTGAAAGGGTTGATGCTTCTTTTTTCCTGTTGTATGATAAATTGTCAATCTACACATTCTAATAACTCAAATAATTAAGAAGGAAAAGCTTTTTCAACAAACTCTAATTGGTAGTTCATGTCAAATGCAGACGCAGTCCGTTTCTGAGTTGAAGGACTTCGTTAAAAAGCTTAATTCATTGCCAGAAATGACAGTAAGTatcttctactttttcttcctttttttctttttcttcctttttttctttttcttccttgaaGACTTATCGAGGGGCATTTTACATGATAATAAAATCACTATTTGCCACAATTTCTTTCTAGAGGCACATTAACCTGGCTCAACACTTGTCGACGTTTACTTCAAAGCCATCCTTTCTTGGGCAGCTTGACATGGAACACACAATTATTGAAGCTGAAAGCTATGACATgtaaactaatattttactcGAGTTTTTGGACATAAATTGTGCTTGTTGACTTGAACGttttgttatatataattcttgcaagaaaaatattgaatgcTTTATTTTTGTACGTGATGATGTATATCCAGGAAAAGGAGGCTTTATTTATGATCTTGTGCTTATATGGTCAAAATGTAGAAATCTAGTTGTTGAAGCCTAAATGAAAAGCTACTTTTCATGTTCGTTGTGCAATGCCCTGCTTTTCTTGTTTGGTCTTCTTTATGGTACTTTTAAAGTTCGTTTATGTtgactttttaaaagttaattatcTTTTCAACTTCACATGTACTTGTTGTTTTTCCTCTATGTTTACGTTCTGCGAAGCAGTTATTGTTcgaataattatttagaacaatactttttttttttttttttttttttttttttttttttttttttttttttttttttttttttNCCCTGTCAAgtacatttttcaattaaagaagtctcttcttttatttaaaataaaaagtagttTTTAAGTACGGTTTTTAAAGGAGTCCTATAGTTATCTTGAAAAGATACTTATCTAGTGCCTACCACTTCTGTAGATTATGTGTTATATGTTGGTGAACATATTATAGTTTCTGCCTGCAGATGTTTTGAGTACATTGAAGAATTGATTCATAAGCAGGAGCCTCTTGTTAAAGTCCTCCGTCTTCTCATCTTGCTTTCTGTTACAAATTCTGGTTTACCTAAAAAGCAATTTGACTACTTGAGGTAAGAATTACTCCATTCAGATTTTTGGTTCCTTCTATTAATTAGGGTACTCTTGGTGCCTTACTTAACTTTTGCATTTTTAGGAGAGAAATACTTCACAGCTATGGGTTTGAACACATGGGCACATTAAATAACATTGAGAAAGCgggattaattaaaaaacaggTTGGGCCTTCTTCATCTAGATTGAGGGAATTTGTGGTGTACTTTTGAATATTCAAGATCTTACATCATCCATGAAAATGTTCAACCATGATTGTTACGGTCTATTCCTTGCAGGAATCAAGAAGCAACTGGCTGACTATCAAACGTGCTCTGCAACTTGTTGTAGACGACACAAACACAGTCaagtatttttcttcttcatcttgttACCAATTGTTTTATAGTTGGattcttaaataatttcaagGCACATGCAGATCCACATGCAGCAAcatttttgcttttgatttttacATTATAGTTCTGTATGTTAGCAATATGTGATACCTTTTCATCTGCTACATCGTAGAACTATGTTTTAGAGTAATGGCACCGCTTCACTTACCTTGAAGTAGCTGTTTTGTAGTTATATTGAAGAGAAATGAATGCTTCTTGCAATTTAACCgatattgaatttttcaaaagcCCCCAAGGCTGCCGTTTTCTAATCTATTTGAAAGCTATTGTCTTGTACTTTAATGTTTCTTCCCTTTATCTTATGCTTTCCATTTTAgaatttctctaaatttatgGCATCCAGCAGCTATGAGCTGAAACCATAAGCATATGAACTTTTACTGTCAAGATATAAAACTGTGTTGAACTACCACTTGAGTTTTgagtttatattataattgCTTTTCGTAAAGTAATACTCAAGTATTTGATATGGATTTCTACCATGATAGATTTAGCCAGTTAAATTTGTGCTCCAATTTAGGAGTggtcttctcttcttttttttttttttttttttttttcatttagtaCAATAATGtccttttttccatttttctacCTTAATTAAAAGCTTCTTATGGTTCAATATAAAATTGTGGCAGAGTTGGCGTCTACTCTACATTTAGAGTGATGTGTTCAAGAGAATTATACAAATGACGATGCATTGATGAacagatatatttttttaaatgttgagTAAGACAAATTGTAAGAACTGAAATAAAAAGGGAACATTTATCTTTTTACTCATTTGTATGAAGGGATCTTATTGTAATGGATTTTTCACTCGGGGCCTGTCTAGGATTGTTAGCATTTTACAATTGGCACCTCTGATTCATACCAGTTTAGAATTGCATGTGATCTTTGTTTCCACCATCTATAACTCATGCACCATCTTATGCCAAAAGTGCTGCTCTACATGGTGAAATTCAGTGCAAGGTTATCTTTTACAAAACGTCTGCCTTTTTGGCTGTCAATATATTTTgacttctattttattatggTGCAGCCCAACTGATATTGCCTACGTCTTTTCTGGATATGCTCCTCTTAGCATTCGTCTTGTCCAACAAGCTGTTAGGTCTGGATGGTAAgccttcttttattttgtgaaaatttctaatatttgcaaggttaaaatatcattttggtcTCCATACTTTGaaacttatttaatttaagtacTTACTTTCTAATGTCCAAATTTGGTCCTTGTCCTTTCAATATAACCGAAAATTAGTGCCTTATGGTTAGTTTGAAGTTAATTTTTAGGACTTAATAAAAGAATAggcataattttcatttaaaaaaagacaCCATGTGAATGTATATACCTAATTTTTAGGCAAAAAGCTTATACggactaaatatttttaccgAAAATGAACCATGGGGACTAATTTTGAGATATATGAAAGTAGAGGGACTAAAGTGAAATAAGTCCCAAAGTGTAAGGACTAAAATTGTACTTTGACCTATTTGCAATCAATGCATAGTCTTTTCTTGTTAGTTACACTTTTAACAATGAAtattgtgaagaaaaaaaaaatgtcacaaTTCTAATTTGCGATCTCATTctaagtaattttaaatttaactttaattGGGTTTGGTTTTCTGTAAGCTCTTAGGGCGGGATTGTTATAAGTgtcattaatttcataaactgTTTTTCTTACTTCGCTAACTAGTTTCCTTTTCCCATTAATTACGTTTGTTCCCGTTCTCAAATTTGTTCAGAATCTACTATTTCTCCGTATGTATGTGCATAAATTTTTGTACTTCGGGTATGATTTACCTCCatcttttcaatttcatctcatTGCGAATATGTGTCAGGCGTCCtgttgaagaaattttgaagttattgCCTGGGCCTCATTCAGAAACAAAGAGAGTCAGTAAATTTATCTTCacaatttttatgtttttttgtaattttgtttccttttatcGTGGCTTGGTTTTTCATAATTCTGGTATCcttatctctctctccctttccCCATCCTGTTCTTTTAATCTAGGGTGGATTCCTTAGCAGTTCATCATACGATTCCTTGCAAGGGGCTTCAACCAGTAATGACAAGTAAGTCTCAACTCTCTCAATATATATGTTTAAGTAGGGAGGCTAGTATTTATTTTAGCATTAGTACAGCTGGTCGTGTAACTACCTAACTAAAAGgtctcatactaatggagatgtattccttacttataaaccgatgatcattccctaaattagccattgtgggactccctcccaacaatcctcaacaatcctcccttcgaacaaagtacccACTATAGAGTCTCTCccgaggcctatggagccctcgaacagcctccctttaatcgaggctcgactccttctctggagttctcgaacaaagtacaccctttgttcgacatttgagtgacttttgactacatctttgaaactcacaacttctttgttcgacatttgaggattctattgacatggctaagttaagggcatgactctaataccatgttaggaatcacaactctccacaatggtatgatattgtccactttgagtataagctctcgtggttttgttttgggcttccccaaaagacctcataccaaaggggatgtattccttacttataaaactcatgatcattccctaaattagccaatgtgggactccctcctcACAATCCTCAACCTGAAAGAAGCCAAAATACAGAAAACAAGCAAAGCAATTACAAAGTGTAGCCCCTTTACGAAAAGTCAAGTATTATATCTTATACTGGAGTAGGGTGTTTTGGTCCTCTGGTTTTGCAATGTCCAACTTATTCGCTCGTGATTTAACCAATATGGATACAGAAAAAGTGGagtttctttgtttaagaAGTGAGCTTCAGTATCATTGATATATTGGCTGTGAATTtgttatatcatatatattgatcAATATGTAATGcttgtttataaaaattactaCGCTAAAGAATACCGAGAAGAGACACGTTCGTTAATGCAGTTTCCACATAATGCACTAGTGAGTATTTCATTGATTTGACTTTGACAATTAAATGGTTCAACTTGTCATAGAGTGACAGATGGAAGGCGCACAGTTGTGCTCGTCGTTTTTATTGGAGGAGTCACATTTGCTGAGATTTCTGCTCTTCGATTTCTCAGTGGTCAGGTATggaattaacattttttattaaattttgttgatcTTGTATGAGTTCAGAAAGATTTAATTAGTAAACTTGTTAGAACAGTTAACGTGAAGGTAAAAAATATTAGGAAGTTAATTTCCCAAACTAAAGAAATATTGAGAAACATTTTATTTGGAATACAAGCTAAATTGCCCTAGTTATCATTTATCTATAATTAATCCGAGTAATTGATATTAACATGTACATTAATGATAACATTTTACTGGAAGAGAGCATATCAATGGTGTTTCATGTTTGTCACTTACAGTCATAACTTTGCAAATGACTAGTAAGAGTTGGTCATATCCGTATAAGAACagataaaagagaaggagaaagggaaaaatgaaaaagaaaaagaaaaagaaaaagaagagaaaaacttGTGGAAGTTACAGACCGAGCATGCCTAGTCATCTTTAGCTAAGAATGAATGATATCTGCCACAGCTTGTCTATAGTTGAATTCTAACGGGTTTTACGCCCAACCGAATCGAATCGAATTGAATCAACTGGATATGATTATCCCGCCGTTTTTAGGGGAAATCTCGATGCATTGTGTTCGGTATATGTTTCTTTGTAGGGCTTTCCCCCCTAGAAATTCTCATTAGATTGTTCTCGTCTTGCAGGAGGGAATGGCCTACGAGTTGATAGTTGGTACCACGAAGATTGTTAGTGGCAATAGCTTGACTGAATCATTCATGGAGAAGTTAGGCTAATTGTGTTTCTAAAAGGGAAATAAATCATTCCATACATCTAAGCTATTTATCTAATTTGATCTGCAATGTGCTCAAACCTTTTTGGTTCACTTAATACTTTGATCTGTTCGTCacgtttttttctctctcgatTGAGATTAGTCGACCCTGTTCTTGCAGTAACCTGTATCCAAAAAACATGACCCAAGAGTGTAAAAATCCTCTTATTTTCTATGATTTGATATTCCATTTCAGATTACTTCAAAAGAACAGCCATTTGTGTAAGTAATCTTAGCACTTTCTTCactaaatttcaaacaagaaTTACATAATTCTACatgaaaatttcttcattataAATACAGTAATATTATATAGTATTATTAATGCCTTATAATTACAAGGGTGAAGATGGTCCATCAAAGCGTTGAAAGAGCTCTAGAATGCTTCCTGCTTTCCTCTTTGCTCTGTCTGTGCCATTCTCAGATACTTCTTTCAGTGCCTCTTCAGCACCATGCTCCCTAGCTAGCTTCAACTGCTCGAAATCGGTACTGCAAAGTGACCACAGCACGGCTGCAGCGTTTTCCCGGTTCCGTGGCGAACCAGTTTTGATGAACTCTAACAGAACCGCCATTGGCTCGGCTTGCCCTATTGCTACCTTTCCTTCATGGTGAGTTGCAAGAATGGCCAGAATGGCTAGAGCTTCATCCACCATGCCACCTCCAGTGTCTTTCAGAAATCCCATGAGTGGAGTCACAATGCCTGCTCTTAGAGCCCTTGCTTTGTTTCCCTGATAGATTGAAAGATTGAAGATAGCAGTGGCAGCATCCTTCTTTCCTCTGGGAGTACCTTCACAAAGCAAGCTTATGAGAGCAGGAATCGCACCAGCTGCTCCGATGGCGACCTTGTTCTCGTCTATCACGGATAAGCTGAAAAGGGTCGCAGCTGCATTTTCCCTTGCTTCCATACTGCCATTTTTCAGCACTTCGACAATAGCAGGAATGGCTCGAAGATCGACAATCGTTCTTTTGTTACTGTCGTTGATTGAAAGATTCAATAGTGCTGTAACTGCATGCTCCTGAGTCCTAGTATCATTTGAGGATAATAGTTCGACAAGGAACGGAATGGCTCCCGCCTCGGCGATACAAATTCTGTTATCGGAATTCCTCTTCGCTAGGAGTCGGAGCTCACCAGCAGCTGATCTTTTCTGTTCTGGAGATCCATTAACCAGTTTTAGCAGTAAGGCGTCAATGGTAGCCCGATCGCAGTCTGAAATACCGCTTCCAGGTTTCTTGCTTCTGCAGTTACCTTGCTTCCTTGGCAATTCAACGCCATTGTTCTCACACCACAAAGAAATCAGGCTCTTCAAGACGTAATTTGGTGTTAAGGCTGTATGTTGTAAAGCTTGCTGAGTTTTTGGACAGGTTTTGTGCCCTGCATCCAACCATTTCTGAATGCAAGATCTCTCGTACGTCTGCAAGAGGTCACACGGTAGCGAGACGAATAAGAATAacaataagtaaaaaaaacattgcaTAAGTCAATACGATGCTCACCTGCCCGGTCGAGACGATGACGGGATCCCTCATTAATTCAAGAGATATGGGGCACCTGAAATCGTCGGGGATGACAGGAGATCTGTGTTTAATAGTCGTACTTTTTTCATCTTGAGAAGTTTCAACTTCTGGGTTTTCTGATTGTACATAGTCCTTCAACTTCTTTAAAATGGACGACAGTTTACCAAAAACATCCCCCGGGTCTCCTCCATCGATCGAGATCACCAGCTCATGGATCGCTAACGACTCTTTCTTCAGATCGTTTATACTCCGAAGATGCAGTTTTTCAGAAACTCTTTTCAATATTGCAGGGTCAGgatctttttcttcctctaatATGACTAAGTCCTTGCCTAACTCTGCATCAGCTGAACCTACTCTCTCTTTCGCTCGTTTGAATTGGGCATGAACAAGCTCGGTCTGAAATCGATGAAATAAGTAGTTCGTCATCGGTAACTCACAAGTGTATAACTCATCCAACTAAGCATAGCAAACCTTATGCACAATGAACATTCAAGGAGGTGATAACCGTACCTGTTCTCGAACCTCATCCGAGATCCCGAGCTTGTCGATGGGAAGCTTGCTGAGTGCTGCTTCAATATCTTCAGTCATATGATGAAACTCAAGTACTAATTTCTCTAATTCCGAAGCCTGAGATGCAATAGTTCAATGAATTCAGGTAACAAGTTCAAAACAACAACTTGAAAGCTAACACTCTCTTAGTAGTCAAAGTAgataattgtgagatcccacatcatcggttggggaggagaacgaagcactctttgtaagggcgtggaaacctcttcctggcagacgcgttttaaaagtcttgaggagaagcccgaaaggaaaaacccaacgaggacaatatctactaacagtgagcttgggttgttacaaatgatatcagagctagacaccgggcgatgtgctagcaagaaAGCTGAGCCataaagggaggtggacacgaggcggtgagctagcaaggacgttgggcctcaaaaatggtggattgggaggtcccacatcaattggagaggagaacgaagacCAACGAAGATACTAGTCCCCGAAGGATCCCACTccggagaacgaatcattctttataaggatgtggaaacctccacCCAACAGCCGCGTTTATCGAGTAAATAATCACAAACACAATAGAACGCCATATAAAATCATCAAAGCTAGAGATTAACAAGGCTGTTTTCTTCAAACAATGAAATTCCTTGGCTGATCAACTTGTTCTTCAATCAAATGATCAAATTTTCCAGAAGATTCACAGTTTCATCATCTCAGATTCTCAGCAAccaaacacaaaattcaagaacGCGAAACTTACAAGAACCAAAACAGAATTCAATACCTGAAATAGCTTGCTACCTCGGCTGACCGATCTAAGAAGCTCTGCAGCAGAATCCAAAGCAATTTTCAGCAACTCCAAACCCTTAAGAACATCTAATTCAAGTTCTTCATCTCCATCTCTCAATTCCTCAAACAAAGGGCTTAACAGCTTCACCCTTCGAATCAAATCCCCATACACCTTCTTGCATATGCCGTTATACTCAGGAAGCCCCGATATCTCCCTCAAAGCCTCCCCCAGTTGACTCACCACCATGTCTTTCAGGTCCTTCCCCGATGGACCCATCTCGATTTCCTGCAAAATGGTGAAGAATCGCCCTCGAATCCCTTGAATTTCGAGGATTTTAAGAAGACCCAGATGAGAGAATCGGTTCGATTTCGATTGAACTGTTCAAACTAGGACGATTTAGTAAGAAATTTAGAACAGGGGCGCGTGGAAAACTCCATGGATGTTGAATTTGAAGTGGGTTAATGAAGAACGGTTGTATTTATAGTGCTGCCATTGAGGTAAAGTAATTGAAGTTTTAGGCTTAGGTGAGCCGTCGAGGGAGATGATTTCATTTGACAAtgaatttctcaaatttatatttaatatttggacATTGGAGAAGACTTCGGCCGCTTAGGGCATGATTATAAAAATCTTTTATCAATTACGGTTGAATTTCTCTCGCTCGACTTTTAATGAAAATACACATATAGATTGTATGGATATGAAAAATTTTGCTATCCACGTTGCTAACGATGACGTGGGAGCTAGTGCCAACTCAATATATGGACGTCGAGGAAATGGTTGTGATTTTCCTACCCGTCGTTGTGCACGATatgaataaatgaatgaagGGGTGAATAGAATTATGCGAAGATAATTTGCAACATTTGACACGTCAGTGTCTAGACACCTCCATGTTGTTTTGGATGTGAAGATAGACTTCACTCAATCCTATTAAAGACACTTAATGTGAGATCatcgtcggttggagaggggaatgaagcatttcttataagggtatggaaattTCTTCCTAGAAgagacgttttaaaaccttgagaggaagcccttgaagggaaagctcaaagagaacaatatctgctggcggtgggattaggctattacaaatggtatcagagctagatatcGAGTGGGGTACTaccgaggacgttgggccctccaaggaggtggattgtgagatcccagatCAGTTGAGCTAGACACCAACACCTCCACGGATGAGAAGTGGTGACGGTTTGAGGTACTCATATTGCGTTACCTAATTCTTCAAACTATAGATATGATTTCACGGTTCAAGCACTAAAACCAATTCTCTTATTTTATCGCAACTAAAGTCAACATGAGTGTAGTCAATTGCCTATGCTACGTGGCTAGATATGTGAGATTGTCACAATGCCCTTATCGTAATTTTCCAAAACTATGAATTCATATTCATCCTCCCTCGATGGGAAGGACCAACATCTGATTCCACGGTTGGATTGAAGGTCACAAGTagtaaataattgaatttttccttCGACCCTATACGTACATGAACAATACGTACCTAAGTGTgagtattaatatttttttatgtgtcTGATATCCGTCATCCCAATATATAAGAATTTTTAGCTCTACAGTGAGGATAATGGTATCGTGTGGTTTATTATCCATTAGGATTTATATCCTAAAgtctcgtaattaattattttactattattttatttaccatTTATAACTTTTGTAATTGATTCAATATATCTATCATTTTGATAATTTGACCAAATTCAGCTAAAAATATGTGatatcccacgtcggttggggaggagaacgaaacatcatttataagggtgtagaaacttctccctctccctagcatacgtgttttaaaaatcttgaggggaagccggagagagaaagcccaaagagaacaatatatgctagcggttgGCTTAggccgtt is drawn from Cucurbita pepo subsp. pepo cultivar mu-cu-16 chromosome LG09, ASM280686v2, whole genome shotgun sequence and contains these coding sequences:
- the LOC111801916 gene encoding vacuolar protein-sorting-associated protein 33 homolog isoform X2, with translation MAQIPNLDNAPLNLRALREQSQKELINILKNIRGRKCLVVDPKLGGSLSLIIQTSILKEHGAELRHLSSDPIQTDCNKVVYLVRAQMDLMRFICSHIQNDTSKGLQREYFVYFVPRRTVVCEKVLEEEKVHHLLTIGEYPLYVIPLDEDILSFELDRSNKEYLVDGDTSSLWHIAKAIHKLEFSFGAIPNVRAKGKASVRVADILNHLQTEEPVNSNDMAVPEINTLILLDREVDMVTPMCSQLTYEGLVDEFLQVNNGAVELDSSIMGAQQDGKKIKVPLNSSDKLYKETRDLNFEVVVQILRQKAMSMKEDYAEMSTTTQSVSELKDFVKKLNSLPEMTRHINLAQHLSTFTSKPSFLGQLDMEHTIIEAESYDICFEYIEELIHKQEPLVKVLRLLILLSVTNSGLPKKQFDYLRREILHSYGFEHMGTLNNIEKAGLIKKQESRSNWLTIKRALQLVVDDTNTVNPTDIAYVFSGYAPLSIRLVQQAVRSGWRPVEEILKLLPGPHSETKRGGFLSSSSYDSLQGASTSNDKVTDGRRTVVLVVFIGGVTFAEISALRFLSGQEGMAYELIVGTTKIVSGNSLTESFMEKLG
- the LOC111801915 gene encoding U-box domain-containing protein 14 — its product is MGPSGKDLKDMVVSQLGEALREISGLPEYNGICKKVYGDLIRRVKLLSPLFEELRDGDEELELDVLKGLELLKIALDSAAELLRSVSRGSKLFQASELEKLVLEFHHMTEDIEAALSKLPIDKLGISDEVREQTELVHAQFKRAKERVGSADAELGKDLVILEEEKDPDPAILKRVSEKLHLRSINDLKKESLAIHELVISIDGGDPGDVFGKLSSILKKLKDYVQSENPEVETSQDEKSTTIKHRSPVIPDDFRCPISLELMRDPVIVSTGQTYERSCIQKWLDAGHKTCPKTQQALQHTALTPNYVLKSLISLWCENNGVELPRKQGNCRSKKPGSGISDCDRATIDALLLKLVNGSPEQKRSAAGELRLLAKRNSDNRICIAEAGAIPFLVELLSSNDTRTQEHAVTALLNLSINDSNKRTIVDLRAIPAIVEVLKNGSMEARENAAATLFSLSVIDENKVAIGAAGAIPALISLLCEGTPRGKKDAATAIFNLSIYQGNKARALRAGIVTPLMGFLKDTGGGMVDEALAILAILATHHEGKVAIGQAEPMAVLLEFIKTGSPRNRENAAAVLWSLCSTDFEQLKLAREHGAEEALKEVSENGTDRAKRKAGSILELFQRFDGPSSPL